The following proteins are encoded in a genomic region of Methylibium petroleiphilum PM1:
- a CDS encoding sensor histidine kinase: MARSLPPRPSLSAPPAATDAGQPGQIEGVDESTWMDVIQKMDEVYSQLVLDEIELEQKNTELEQSQQFIFSVLSAMSDVLLVCDEHGVIEETNAALRELVGRSDATLRGMLFNDLLADEASGESVRQVLANATPSRQGEAVELNLLDAQGQSVPVDANCTPRIAPNGRRVGTVFVGRPTAEIKRAFHELRTAHEALKRAQQQLLHSEKMASLGRLVAGVAHELNNPISFVLGNVHALSRYSDRLRTYLEAVHADEPPARLAEMRSKLRIEHLLNDLPSLIEGTLEGAQRTADIVNGLKRFSAMDPEARVPVLLNDVIERAIHWVSKGTAPSFEMKWTPGPPCTVTGSAGQLQQVLMNLLQNACDAAASRAGESPVLWIDTEQDGSRVRLRLRDNGPGIPSEHLTRIFDPFFTTKPVGKGTGLGLSISYGIVEQHGGTLSARNHPDGGAEFTLELPLTE; the protein is encoded by the coding sequence ATGGCCCGCTCCCTGCCTCCCCGTCCCTCGCTGAGTGCCCCGCCGGCAGCCACCGACGCGGGGCAACCCGGCCAGATCGAGGGCGTCGACGAATCGACCTGGATGGACGTCATCCAGAAGATGGACGAGGTGTATTCACAGCTGGTGCTCGACGAGATCGAGCTCGAGCAGAAGAACACCGAGCTCGAGCAATCCCAGCAGTTCATCTTCAGCGTGTTGTCCGCCATGTCGGATGTGCTGCTGGTGTGCGACGAACACGGCGTGATCGAAGAGACCAATGCCGCCCTGCGCGAGCTGGTCGGTCGCAGCGATGCCACGCTGCGCGGCATGCTGTTCAACGACCTGCTGGCCGACGAGGCCAGCGGCGAAAGCGTGCGCCAGGTGCTGGCCAACGCGACGCCGTCGCGGCAAGGCGAGGCCGTCGAATTGAACCTGCTCGATGCGCAGGGGCAGAGCGTGCCGGTCGACGCCAACTGCACGCCGCGCATCGCGCCGAACGGCCGGCGCGTCGGTACGGTGTTCGTCGGCCGCCCTACGGCCGAGATCAAGCGGGCCTTCCACGAGCTGCGCACAGCGCACGAGGCGCTCAAGCGCGCGCAGCAGCAGCTGCTCCACTCCGAGAAGATGGCCTCGCTGGGCCGGCTGGTGGCCGGCGTGGCGCACGAGCTGAACAACCCGATCAGCTTCGTGCTCGGCAACGTCCATGCGCTCAGCCGCTACAGCGACCGGCTGCGAACCTACCTGGAGGCCGTGCATGCGGACGAGCCGCCGGCCCGGCTCGCCGAGATGCGCAGCAAGCTGCGCATCGAGCACCTGCTGAATGACCTGCCGTCGCTGATCGAGGGCACGCTCGAGGGCGCGCAACGCACCGCCGACATCGTCAACGGTCTGAAGCGCTTCTCGGCGATGGACCCGGAGGCACGTGTGCCGGTGCTGCTGAACGACGTGATCGAACGGGCGATCCATTGGGTCAGCAAGGGCACCGCGCCCAGCTTCGAAATGAAATGGACGCCGGGCCCTCCCTGCACGGTGACCGGCAGTGCGGGCCAGCTGCAGCAGGTGCTGATGAACCTGCTGCAGAACGCCTGCGACGCCGCGGCCAGCCGTGCTGGCGAGAGCCCGGTGCTGTGGATCGATACCGAGCAGGACGGCTCGCGGGTCCGCCTGCGCCTGCGCGACAACGGACCCGGCATTCCGTCCGAGCACCTGACGCGCATCTTCGACCCCTTCTTCACCACCAAGCCGGTGGGCAAGGGCACGGGCCTGGGTCTGTCGATCAGCTACGGCATCGTCGAGCAGCACGGTGGCACGCTGAGTGCGCGCAACCACCCGGACGGGGGCGCCGAGTTCACGCTGGAGCTTCCGCTGACGGAATGA
- a CDS encoding TonB-dependent receptor: MHESKPNREARSGDLASVSSHRQWPFNLALQAISLAALSNSAVAQTPTPEVPITQLEPIVVQGNYNNSIGSSDAASQGTVTAKLIENRPTLRPAEVLEFVPGVIVSQHSGDGKANQYYLRGFNLDHGTDFATFVDAMPVNMPTHAHGHGYSDLNWLIPELVDRINYRKGPYYAEEGDFASAGAAHIRLVDTLPKGIGSITFGENGYRRGLLANSGAVGDGQLLYALESGHNDGPWDNPENFRRLNGVLRYSFGDAQTRSVITAMGYSAQWSSTDQIPKRAVDRGLIGRFGALDPTDGGETSRYSLSYDLTHKLDDGSFKFSAYAVQSRLNLFSNFTFFLENPVDLDPTVANGDQFEQAERRKVVGLNTSRSWNTSFEGREVINTLGAQVRHDRLDPVGLYSNVARQRVSTTQESRVRETSVGVYGENATQWLPWLRSVAGLRFDRFAFDVDSSIPQNSGKKNDSIASPKLSLIIGPWSKTEYFANYGYGYHSNDARGATAKVAAKDPTVAVQAVDPLVRSKGGELGLRTELVPGLQSSLALWHLKLDSELLFVGDAGETEPNRASKRYGIEWNNHYVVRPWLLFDLDLAASRARFSEDDPDPTVGNHIPGAVNRVASLGVTVTDLGPWFGQFQLRYFGPRPLIEDNSVRSSATTLAYLRVGYKVGTDVKLALDVFNLFDRKASDIDYYYPSRLQGEPAGGVDDIHFHPVEPRSLRLTLTANF, encoded by the coding sequence ATGCACGAAAGCAAGCCCAACCGGGAGGCTCGCAGCGGGGACCTCGCCTCGGTGTCCTCCCATCGGCAATGGCCGTTCAACCTGGCGCTGCAGGCGATCTCGCTGGCGGCGCTGAGCAACAGCGCCGTGGCACAGACACCAACGCCGGAGGTGCCGATCACCCAGCTCGAGCCGATCGTCGTGCAGGGCAACTACAACAACTCGATCGGCAGTTCGGACGCCGCAAGCCAGGGCACCGTCACGGCCAAGCTGATCGAGAACCGCCCGACGCTGCGGCCGGCCGAGGTGCTGGAGTTCGTGCCGGGCGTCATCGTGTCGCAGCACAGCGGGGACGGCAAGGCCAACCAGTACTACCTGCGGGGCTTCAACCTCGACCACGGCACCGACTTCGCGACCTTCGTCGACGCGATGCCGGTCAACATGCCCACGCACGCCCATGGTCACGGCTACAGCGATCTCAACTGGCTGATCCCGGAGCTGGTCGATCGCATCAACTACCGCAAGGGGCCCTATTACGCGGAGGAGGGCGACTTCGCCTCGGCCGGCGCCGCGCACATCCGCCTGGTCGACACGCTGCCCAAGGGCATCGGCTCGATCACCTTCGGCGAGAACGGCTACCGCAGGGGCCTGCTGGCGAACTCCGGTGCTGTGGGCGATGGGCAGTTGCTCTATGCGCTGGAGTCCGGGCACAACGACGGGCCCTGGGACAACCCCGAAAATTTCCGCCGCCTGAACGGTGTGTTGCGCTACAGCTTCGGCGACGCCCAGACGCGGTCCGTGATCACCGCGATGGGCTATTCGGCCCAGTGGAGTTCCACCGACCAGATTCCAAAGCGTGCCGTCGACCGGGGCCTGATCGGGCGCTTCGGCGCGCTCGATCCCACCGATGGCGGCGAGACCTCGCGCTACAGCCTCTCGTACGACCTGACGCACAAGCTCGACGACGGCAGCTTCAAGTTCAGCGCCTATGCCGTCCAGTCGCGCTTGAACCTGTTCTCCAACTTCACCTTCTTCCTCGAGAATCCGGTGGACCTCGACCCGACCGTGGCGAACGGTGACCAGTTCGAGCAGGCGGAACGCCGCAAGGTGGTCGGCCTGAACACCAGCCGGAGCTGGAACACGAGCTTCGAGGGCCGCGAGGTGATCAACACCCTCGGGGCACAGGTCCGGCACGACCGGCTCGATCCCGTGGGCCTGTACAGCAACGTGGCGCGGCAGCGCGTCAGTACCACCCAGGAGTCACGCGTTCGCGAGACCAGCGTCGGGGTCTACGGCGAGAACGCCACGCAATGGCTGCCGTGGTTGCGCAGCGTGGCGGGCTTGCGGTTCGATCGGTTCGCGTTCGACGTGGACAGCTCGATTCCCCAGAACAGCGGCAAGAAGAACGACAGCATCGCGTCGCCCAAGCTGTCGCTGATCATCGGCCCGTGGAGCAAGACCGAGTACTTCGCGAACTACGGCTACGGCTATCACAGCAACGACGCACGCGGTGCGACCGCCAAGGTCGCGGCCAAGGATCCGACCGTGGCCGTCCAGGCGGTCGACCCGCTGGTTCGCTCCAAGGGCGGGGAACTCGGCCTTCGCACCGAACTCGTGCCGGGTCTGCAGAGTTCTCTGGCGCTCTGGCACCTGAAGCTGGACTCCGAACTGCTGTTCGTCGGTGATGCCGGCGAGACCGAACCCAACCGGGCCAGCAAGCGCTACGGCATCGAATGGAACAACCATTACGTGGTCCGACCCTGGCTGCTGTTCGATCTGGATCTCGCGGCCTCGCGGGCGCGCTTCAGCGAGGACGATCCCGATCCGACGGTCGGCAACCACATCCCGGGTGCGGTGAACCGGGTCGCTTCGCTGGGCGTGACCGTGACCGATCTGGGGCCTTGGTTCGGGCAGTTTCAGTTGCGCTATTTCGGGCCTCGGCCGTTGATCGAGGACAACAGCGTGCGATCGAGTGCCACGACCCTGGCCTACCTGCGTGTCGGCTACAAGGTCGGCACGGACGTGAAGCTCGCGCTGGATGTCTTCAACCTGTTCGACCGCAAGGCCAGCGACATCGACTACTACTACCCGTCCCGCCTGCAGGGGGAACCGGCCGGCGGCGTGGACGACATCCATTTCCACCCCGTCGAACCGCGCAGTCTGCGCCTGACGCTGACGGCCAACTTCTGA
- a CDS encoding energy-coupling factor ABC transporter ATP-binding protein: MIELQGVSFGWPDRPPAFSGLTLRIEAGEKVVLLGPNGSGKSTLLKLLNGLIDPTAGRSFHDGEEVTVQRLRDRDRARRFRRECVLLFQHPEAMLFNATVRDEIAYGPRQLGLADVDARVARWARELRLEALLDAPPFHLSGGEKQKVALAAVLALDPRVLLLDEPSANLDPRTAGWLADYLLGTRATVIVSTHNLSMASEFGERCLVLEPGGSLHYDGPIERALADVELLEVAQLAHRHRHRHGAGEHAHMHLHAWETPG, translated from the coding sequence ATGATTGAGCTGCAGGGCGTGAGTTTCGGCTGGCCCGACAGGCCCCCGGCTTTCAGCGGCCTCACGCTGCGCATCGAGGCCGGCGAGAAGGTGGTGCTGCTCGGTCCCAACGGCAGCGGGAAGTCCACGCTGCTCAAGCTGCTCAACGGCCTGATCGACCCGACCGCAGGGCGCAGCTTCCACGACGGGGAAGAGGTCACCGTGCAGCGCTTGCGCGACCGCGATCGGGCCCGGCGCTTTCGCCGCGAGTGCGTGCTGCTGTTCCAGCATCCGGAGGCGATGCTGTTCAACGCGACCGTGCGCGACGAGATTGCCTACGGCCCGCGCCAGCTCGGTCTGGCCGATGTGGATGCGCGCGTCGCTCGCTGGGCCCGCGAACTGCGGCTCGAGGCCTTGCTCGACGCGCCGCCTTTCCATCTTTCGGGCGGTGAGAAGCAGAAGGTCGCGTTGGCCGCGGTGCTGGCGCTCGACCCCAGGGTCCTGCTGCTCGACGAGCCGTCGGCCAACCTCGATCCCCGCACGGCCGGCTGGCTGGCGGATTACCTGCTCGGCACCCGGGCGACCGTCATCGTCAGCACGCACAACCTGTCAATGGCTTCGGAGTTCGGGGAGCGCTGTCTCGTCCTCGAGCCCGGGGGGAGCTTGCACTACGACGGCCCCATCGAGCGGGCGCTCGCCGACGTGGAACTGCTGGAGGTCGCGCAGTTGGCGCATCGCCATCGTCACCGCCATGGCGCTGGCGAGCATGCTCACATGCACCTGCACGCCTGGGAAACGCCAGGCTGA
- a CDS encoding energy-coupling factor ABC transporter permease yields the protein MHIPDGFLSPQTFLPAYAVAGVAWLWAARSLRRQLDDQTVPKLAALTALAYGLGLIMLPIPGGTSGHLLGVAMLALLFGVRLAFLSYSLVLLLQSLLFGAGGVTALPINALAMGLAGAAMAVLVFRALRRLGEPLAVVAAAWCSVMLSGLIVGLVLGLQPLIAQRPDGTPLFFPFGFAVVLPAVLVPHALIGVGEAALTLLVWRFARGRGWVAAEGQAERSVRCA from the coding sequence ATGCACATCCCTGACGGCTTCCTCTCGCCGCAGACCTTTCTGCCGGCCTACGCGGTGGCGGGCGTTGCCTGGCTGTGGGCGGCGCGCAGCCTGCGCCGGCAACTGGACGACCAGACCGTGCCCAAGCTTGCGGCGCTGACGGCCCTGGCCTACGGTCTCGGGCTGATCATGCTGCCGATCCCGGGGGGCACGTCGGGGCATCTGCTGGGCGTGGCGATGCTGGCGCTGCTGTTCGGTGTCCGTCTCGCCTTCCTGTCCTACAGCCTGGTGCTGCTGCTGCAGTCGCTGCTGTTCGGTGCCGGTGGCGTCACCGCCCTGCCGATCAATGCCTTGGCCATGGGGCTGGCGGGCGCCGCGATGGCCGTGCTGGTGTTTCGCGCGCTGCGGCGGCTCGGCGAGCCACTCGCTGTGGTGGCTGCTGCGTGGTGTTCCGTGATGCTCTCTGGCCTGATCGTCGGCCTGGTGCTCGGTCTGCAGCCGCTGATCGCCCAGCGCCCCGACGGGACGCCGCTCTTCTTCCCGTTCGGCTTCGCCGTCGTGCTGCCGGCGGTACTGGTGCCGCATGCGCTGATCGGCGTGGGAGAGGCGGCCCTGACGCTGCTGGTCTGGCGTTTCGCCCGCGGCCGCGGCTGGGTCGCGGCGGAAGGGCAGGCCGAACGTTCGGTGCGATGCGCATGA
- a CDS encoding DUF4198 domain-containing protein: protein MIARHPSLHVLIAAALAGTALSARSHDAWIAAKGEAYAVLYGHGEQVEAYVPAKVKSLSALDARGAAIAVKRQDGSDAVRATLSQAPSLMTLHFDNGYWSKTAGADATSKNLPKNEVPGAVSAVHSVKYGKTVFAWSAAVTKPQGQRLELVPLSSAAPAAGKSLPVQVLWDGKPLAGAKLVRAEYSKEAPIEADAEGKAQVPVVAGEQTLSVNRKQDLANDPRADSESISANLVFTVH from the coding sequence ATGATCGCTCGACACCCTTCTCTGCATGTCCTCATCGCTGCCGCCTTGGCGGGCACGGCACTGTCCGCTCGATCGCACGATGCCTGGATCGCCGCCAAAGGCGAGGCCTACGCCGTGCTCTACGGCCACGGCGAGCAGGTCGAGGCCTATGTCCCCGCGAAGGTGAAGTCGCTGTCGGCGCTCGATGCCAGGGGAGCCGCCATCGCCGTGAAGCGCCAGGACGGCAGCGATGCGGTGCGTGCGACGCTGTCGCAGGCACCCTCGCTGATGACGCTGCACTTCGACAATGGCTACTGGAGCAAGACCGCAGGCGCGGATGCGACGTCCAAGAACCTGCCGAAGAACGAGGTGCCCGGTGCGGTCAGCGCGGTGCACTCGGTGAAATACGGCAAGACCGTGTTTGCCTGGAGTGCGGCCGTGACCAAGCCGCAGGGCCAGCGGCTCGAACTGGTGCCGCTGAGCTCCGCCGCACCCGCCGCCGGCAAGTCGCTGCCGGTGCAGGTGCTGTGGGATGGCAAGCCGCTGGCCGGTGCGAAGCTCGTGCGTGCCGAGTACAGCAAGGAGGCCCCCATCGAGGCCGACGCCGAAGGCAAGGCGCAGGTACCGGTGGTCGCCGGCGAGCAGACCCTGTCGGTCAACCGCAAGCAGGACCTCGCGAACGATCCGCGGGCCGACAGCGAGTCGATCTCGGCCAACCTCGTCTTCACGGTGCATTGA
- a CDS encoding TonB-dependent receptor, with protein sequence MHHAFDRRLSPSTLLLTALAVGPVLAQQNPDEPAAAELAAVRVVGSAEKTKGSVTLDARGLPAAVTVIGREDIARTNVGRDYTDLLRRVPGVNAYSFGQGDIGSPIKMRGFTGTGAHGGDVAIYVDGVPQNFPSANQGGPGMSDLSWLTPDMIERIEVIKGPFSALYGDQNRAGAINIVTRDRGESSLGLSAGSYGSGRGTAVFSGEHGAVRSFVVADLYRTDGYRDNSRVARGNLFAKASLDTGDALWALRGSYYKSDWDAPGYLSFASLVNGAVGPRDRDPNAPPLFGDAERYGLVLTRRPARGEEGWHASVFAEHYEKRRANPAGGNPNGYNVQNDDRAVYGGRAQYHLGVGAKAAITAGAELRADRGTGINQRWDTPAGPGANVNNHWDLDLLTYGLFAQGQWQVLESFKLVGGVRRDAFDYRIDNLKQPAASVDYDASVTTPRAGFVWSPLKALDIYANVGEGFRSPAERELSPPGPLGPLGAPGGASFPDLKPPKVKARDVGFNARLGTRWTLSAAAYHTVNKSEIRETTPGSGVYAGIGDTTRNGWEADVRFDATDALSLYVSYGNVKGRINTPVNAGQDLISGLPEHTYRLGGEYTVALTAGLLRANADVFQLSGAPYYVGASPVPMFSRIYTRYDLRVSLERNRVRYAVYGVFQPHAFASEQAGTSVDPRPRADVGVALTYTF encoded by the coding sequence GTGCACCACGCTTTCGATCGGCGCCTTTCGCCGAGCACCCTGTTGTTGACCGCGCTGGCGGTGGGCCCTGTCCTGGCGCAGCAGAACCCCGACGAACCTGCCGCTGCGGAACTGGCCGCTGTTCGTGTCGTCGGCTCGGCCGAGAAAACCAAGGGCAGCGTCACGCTCGACGCGCGGGGGCTGCCCGCTGCGGTGACGGTCATCGGGCGCGAAGACATCGCACGGACGAACGTCGGCCGCGACTACACCGATCTGCTGCGCCGCGTGCCGGGCGTCAACGCCTACAGTTTCGGCCAGGGCGACATCGGCAGCCCGATCAAGATGCGGGGCTTTACCGGCACCGGCGCACACGGCGGCGACGTGGCCATCTACGTGGACGGCGTGCCGCAGAACTTCCCGTCCGCCAACCAGGGCGGGCCCGGGATGAGCGATCTGTCGTGGCTCACGCCCGACATGATCGAGCGCATCGAGGTCATCAAGGGGCCGTTCTCTGCGCTGTACGGCGACCAGAACCGCGCCGGGGCGATCAACATCGTCACGCGCGACCGGGGCGAATCGAGTCTCGGGCTGAGTGCCGGCAGCTACGGCAGCGGCCGCGGCACGGCGGTGTTCTCCGGCGAACATGGCGCGGTCCGATCCTTCGTGGTCGCCGATCTCTACCGCACCGACGGCTATCGCGACAACTCGCGGGTGGCGCGCGGCAACCTGTTCGCCAAGGCTTCGCTCGACACCGGCGATGCCCTGTGGGCGCTTCGCGGCAGCTACTACAAGTCCGACTGGGACGCACCCGGCTACCTCAGCTTTGCGTCGCTGGTGAACGGCGCGGTCGGGCCGCGCGACCGTGATCCGAACGCGCCGCCACTGTTCGGCGATGCCGAACGCTATGGCCTTGTGCTGACCCGCCGTCCGGCGCGTGGCGAGGAGGGCTGGCATGCCTCGGTCTTTGCCGAGCACTACGAGAAGCGACGCGCCAATCCGGCAGGAGGCAATCCGAACGGCTACAACGTGCAGAACGACGATCGCGCCGTCTACGGTGGCCGGGCGCAGTACCACCTCGGGGTCGGCGCAAAGGCAGCGATCACGGCCGGCGCCGAGCTCCGCGCAGACCGCGGGACGGGCATCAACCAGCGCTGGGACACGCCGGCGGGGCCGGGCGCGAACGTCAACAACCACTGGGATCTGGATCTGTTGACCTACGGCCTGTTCGCCCAGGGGCAATGGCAGGTTCTGGAATCGTTCAAGCTGGTCGGCGGCGTGCGGCGCGACGCCTTCGATTACCGGATCGACAACCTGAAGCAGCCTGCTGCCTCGGTGGACTACGACGCGTCGGTGACCACGCCGCGCGCGGGGTTCGTCTGGTCGCCGCTCAAGGCGCTGGACATCTACGCCAATGTGGGCGAGGGCTTTCGCTCGCCGGCGGAACGGGAGCTGTCGCCGCCCGGGCCGTTGGGGCCGCTGGGTGCGCCCGGAGGTGCCTCGTTCCCGGACCTGAAGCCCCCGAAGGTGAAGGCTCGCGACGTCGGCTTCAACGCCCGACTCGGAACGCGGTGGACGCTGTCGGCTGCGGCCTACCACACGGTGAACAAGAGCGAGATCCGCGAAACCACGCCCGGAAGCGGTGTCTACGCTGGCATCGGCGACACCACGCGCAACGGCTGGGAGGCCGATGTTCGCTTCGATGCCACCGACGCGTTGAGCCTCTACGTGAGCTACGGAAACGTCAAGGGGCGCATCAACACGCCCGTCAATGCCGGGCAGGACCTGATCTCCGGCCTGCCTGAACACACCTACCGGCTCGGCGGCGAGTACACGGTGGCGCTGACCGCGGGCCTGCTGCGTGCGAATGCCGATGTCTTCCAACTCTCCGGCGCGCCCTACTACGTCGGCGCGAGCCCGGTACCGATGTTCAGCCGCATCTACACGCGCTACGACCTGCGTGTCTCGCTTGAACGGAACCGCGTGCGATACGCGGTGTACGGCGTCTTCCAGCCCCACGCGTTCGCCAGCGAGCAGGCCGGCACCAGCGTCGATCCCCGCCCCCGCGCCGATGTCGGCGTGGCCTTGACCTACACCTTCTGA
- the nikR gene encoding nickel-responsive transcriptional regulator NikR, translating to MERFTISLDDKLAHEFDHWIADRGYANRSEAVRDLLRAEMERTRQNKDESVHCVACLSYIFNHHQRELTERITELQHDHHDLAVSTMHAHLDHDHCLETVILRGPTLAVRRFADAVCAERGVHHGKLNLISVELHHSHKHGRGAHHAAHVHPKPAS from the coding sequence ATGGAACGCTTCACCATCTCCCTCGACGACAAGCTCGCGCACGAATTCGACCACTGGATCGCCGACCGCGGCTATGCCAACCGTTCGGAGGCGGTGCGCGACCTGCTGCGTGCGGAGATGGAGCGCACGCGACAGAACAAGGACGAGTCGGTGCACTGCGTGGCCTGCCTGTCGTACATCTTCAACCACCACCAGCGCGAACTCACCGAGCGCATCACCGAGCTACAGCACGATCACCACGATCTTGCGGTGTCGACGATGCACGCGCACCTCGATCACGACCATTGCCTCGAGACCGTGATCCTCCGCGGCCCGACGCTGGCGGTGAGGCGCTTCGCCGACGCGGTGTGCGCCGAGCGCGGCGTGCACCACGGCAAGCTCAACCTCATCAGCGTGGAACTGCACCACAGCCACAAGCACGGACGCGGCGCGCACCACGCGGCGCACGTGCATCCGAAGCCGGCATCCTGA
- a CDS encoding nickel-dependent hydrogenase large subunit has product MTRLLVGPFNRVEGDLEVTLDIADGRVTSARVNAPMYRGFEQILRGKNPHDALVYVPRICGICSVSQSVASARALADLGGLEMPPNGQHATNVILATENLADHLTHFYLFFMPDFTRPVYASRAWHAEAERRFAPQTGEQTRAAIAARQRWFTLLGTLAGKWPHTQSIEPGGSTRPIEAAERVRLLSRVREFRAFLERQLFAAPLEKVSSIASEAELWAWHAQDPWRGDFRLFLSMVKDAALERLGPGPGRYLSYGAYPQPDGGFELGGGVWHAQRAVLSRLDEAAIREDATHAWLADSAAPRHPLDGLTLPDADKPDAYTWNKAPRLAGEVVETGAIARQLASAQPLVRDAVARHGGTVYTRVLARLIELARVVPMMERWLQQLQSGESYCVPSPHFTEGVGVGLSEAARGSLGHWIVAIRGQIANYQIVAPTTWNFSPRDAAGTPGALEQALEGAPVQEGELTPVAVQHIVRSFDPCMVCTVH; this is encoded by the coding sequence ATGACCCGCCTGCTCGTCGGCCCGTTCAACCGCGTCGAAGGCGATCTCGAAGTCACGCTCGACATCGCCGACGGCCGGGTGACGTCGGCGCGCGTCAACGCGCCGATGTACCGCGGCTTCGAGCAGATCCTGCGCGGCAAGAACCCGCACGATGCACTGGTCTACGTGCCGCGCATCTGCGGCATCTGCTCGGTCTCGCAGTCGGTGGCGTCGGCGCGCGCCCTGGCCGACCTGGGCGGCCTGGAGATGCCGCCCAACGGCCAGCACGCCACCAATGTGATCCTCGCCACCGAGAACCTGGCCGATCACCTGACGCACTTCTACCTCTTCTTCATGCCGGACTTCACTCGTCCGGTCTATGCGTCGCGGGCCTGGCATGCCGAAGCCGAACGCCGCTTCGCCCCGCAGACCGGCGAACAGACGCGCGCGGCCATCGCGGCGCGCCAGCGCTGGTTCACGCTGCTCGGCACCCTGGCCGGCAAGTGGCCTCACACGCAGAGCATCGAGCCGGGCGGCTCCACGCGGCCGATCGAGGCAGCCGAGCGTGTGCGCCTGCTGTCGCGCGTGCGCGAGTTCCGGGCCTTCCTCGAGCGCCAGCTGTTCGCCGCACCGCTGGAGAAGGTGAGCTCGATCGCCAGCGAAGCCGAGCTGTGGGCCTGGCATGCGCAGGACCCGTGGCGCGGCGACTTCCGGTTGTTCCTGAGCATGGTCAAGGACGCTGCCTTGGAGCGTCTCGGCCCTGGCCCCGGGCGCTACCTCAGCTACGGCGCCTACCCGCAGCCGGACGGCGGCTTCGAGCTCGGCGGCGGCGTGTGGCATGCGCAGCGCGCGGTGCTGTCGCGTCTCGACGAGGCGGCGATACGAGAGGACGCGACGCATGCCTGGCTGGCCGACAGCGCCGCCCCGCGCCATCCGCTCGACGGCCTGACGCTGCCCGACGCCGACAAGCCCGACGCCTACACGTGGAACAAGGCGCCACGGCTCGCCGGCGAGGTGGTCGAGACAGGTGCCATCGCCCGCCAGCTGGCATCGGCGCAGCCGCTGGTGCGCGACGCGGTGGCGCGCCACGGCGGCACCGTCTACACCCGCGTGCTGGCGCGCCTGATCGAACTGGCGCGCGTGGTGCCGATGATGGAGCGCTGGTTGCAGCAGTTGCAGAGCGGCGAGTCCTACTGCGTGCCGAGCCCGCATTTCACCGAGGGCGTCGGCGTGGGCCTGAGCGAGGCCGCGCGTGGCAGCCTGGGCCACTGGATCGTCGCCATCCGCGGCCAGATCGCCAACTACCAGATCGTCGCGCCCACCACCTGGAACTTCTCGCCGCGAGACGCCGCCGGCACGCCCGGCGCGCTGGAGCAGGCGCTCGAGGGCGCGCCGGTGCAAGAGGGCGAACTGACGCCGGTGGCGGTGCAGCACATCGTGCGCTCGTTCGATCCGTGCATGGTGTGCACGGTGCATTGA
- a CDS encoding hydrogenase small chain, which translates to MSMGAAAGFNVLWLQSGGCGGCSMSLLCADTTDFHGQLRDAGIDLLWHPSLSIESGHELSTMLDRIADGRLRLDALCIEGSLLRGPHGSGRFHVLAGTGIPMIHWVSRLAARARHVVAVGSCAAWGGVTAGGDNPTDACGLQFEDDRRGGLLGADFRSESGLPVINIAGCPTHPSWVIDTLMALAAESFTAGDLDQLGRPRFYADQLVHHGCTRNEYYEFKASAEKPSDLGCMMEHMGCKGTQVHADCNTRLWNGEGSCTRGGYACVACTEPGFQEPGHPFQQTPKLAGIPIGLPTDMPKAWFVALASLSKSATPRRVKLNAVADHLVVTPAVRKTRLK; encoded by the coding sequence ATGAGCATGGGCGCTGCGGCGGGATTCAACGTGCTGTGGCTGCAGTCGGGGGGATGCGGTGGCTGCAGCATGTCGCTGCTGTGCGCCGACACGACCGACTTCCACGGCCAGTTGCGCGACGCCGGCATCGACCTGCTGTGGCACCCCTCGCTCTCGATCGAGAGCGGGCACGAGCTGAGCACCATGCTCGACCGCATCGCCGATGGCCGCCTGCGGCTCGACGCCCTGTGCATCGAAGGCTCCCTGCTGCGCGGCCCGCATGGCAGCGGTCGCTTCCACGTGCTGGCCGGCACCGGCATCCCGATGATCCACTGGGTCTCGCGGTTGGCGGCCAGGGCCCGGCACGTGGTGGCGGTCGGCAGCTGCGCGGCCTGGGGCGGCGTGACCGCCGGTGGCGACAACCCCACCGATGCCTGCGGCCTGCAGTTCGAGGACGACCGTCGCGGTGGCCTGCTCGGTGCCGACTTCCGTTCTGAGAGTGGCCTGCCGGTGATCAACATCGCTGGCTGCCCCACGCATCCGAGCTGGGTGATCGACACGCTGATGGCGCTGGCCGCTGAGAGCTTCACGGCCGGCGACCTCGACCAGCTGGGCCGTCCGCGCTTCTATGCCGATCAGCTGGTGCACCACGGCTGCACCCGCAATGAATACTACGAATTCAAGGCCAGCGCCGAGAAGCCGTCGGACCTGGGTTGCATGATGGAGCACATGGGCTGCAAGGGCACACAGGTGCATGCGGACTGCAACACGCGGCTGTGGAACGGCGAGGGCTCGTGCACCCGGGGCGGCTACGCCTGCGTCGCCTGCACCGAGCCGGGCTTCCAGGAACCGGGCCACCCCTTCCAACAGACACCCAAGCTAGCCGGCATCCCGATCGGCCTGCCGACCGACATGCCCAAGGCCTGGTTCGTCGCGCTTGCGTCGCTGTCGAAGTCGGCGACGCCCAGGCGCGTGAAGCTCAATGCCGTGGCCGATCACCTGGTGGTCACGCCGGCGGTGCGCAAGACGCGCCTGAAATGA